A genome region from Syngnathus typhle isolate RoL2023-S1 ecotype Sweden unplaced genomic scaffold, RoL_Styp_1.0 HiC_scaffold_178, whole genome shotgun sequence includes the following:
- the LOC133148828 gene encoding WD repeat domain phosphoinositide-interacting protein 4-like has translation MLKMHDRIGDVTVVALLLGCFCCSMESGVRIYNVEPLMEKGHLDHEQVGSVASCSMLHRSNLLAVVGGGVSPKFSEISVLIWDDACDSRDAKDKLVLEFTFTKPVLAVRMRHDKIVMVLKNRIYVYSLPDKPLKLFEFDTRDNPKGLCDLCPSLDKQLLVFPGHKCGSLQLADLSNSKPGTSSAPFTINAHQSEIACLALNQPGSVAASASRKGTLIRLFDTSSRDKLVELRRGTDPATLYCLNFSHDSSFLCASSDKGTVHIFALKDTKLNRRSALARVGKVGPVIGQYVDSQWSLASFTVPAECACICAFGKNTSKNVNSVIAICVDGTFHKYVFTPDGNCNREAFDVYLDICNDDDF, from the exons ATGTTGAAAATGCATGACCGGATTGGAGATGTGACAGTCGTTGCTTTGCTTTTAGGTTGTTTCTGCTGCTCCATGGAGTCTGGTGTGCGCATTTACAATGTGGAGCCTTTGATGGAGAAGGGCCACTTGG ATCACGAGCAGGTGGGCAGCGTGGCGTCGTGCTCCATGCTGCATCGCTCCAACCTGCTGGCCGTGGTCGGGGGCGGAGTCAGCCCCAAGTTCTCTGAGATATCCG TGCTGATCTGGGATGACGCGTGCGATTCCCGAGACGCCAAAGACAAGCTGGTCCTGGAGTTCACCTTCACCAAGCCGGTGCTGGCGGTCCGGATGCGACACGACAA GATCGTCATGGTGTTGAAGAACAGGATCTATGTGTACAGCTTACCCGACAAGCCGCTCAAGCTCTTTGAGTTTGATACGCGCGACAACCCCaaag GTCTGTGCGACTTGTGTCCGAGTCTGGACAAGCAGCTGCTGGTTTTCCCGGGACACAAATGTGGAAGTCTGCAGCTGGCG GACCTGTCCAACAGCAAGCCCGGGACGTCGTCGGCGCCGTTCACCATCAACGCGCACCAGAGCGAGATCGCCTGCCTGGCGCTCAACCAGCCGGGAAGCGTGGCCGCCTCGGCCTCTCGCAAGGGGACGCTCATACGCCTCTTTGACACCAGCAGCCGCGACAAACTGGTGGAGCTGCGGCGAGGCACCGACCCCGCCACGCTCTACTG CCTCAACTTCAGTCACGACTCGTCCTTCTTGTGCGCATCCAGTGACAAAGGGACGGTCCACATCTTCGCCCTGAAAGACACCAAACTTAACCGCCGCTCCGC GTTGGCGCGCGTGGGCAAGGTGGGCCCCGTCATCGGCCAGTACGTGGACAGCCAGTGGTCGCTGGCCAGCTTCACCGTGCCCGCCGAGTGCGCCTGCATCTGCGCCTTCGGGAAGAACACATCCAAGAACGTCAACTCCGTCATCG CCATCTGCGTGGACGGCACCTTCCACAAGTACGTCTTCACGCCCGACGGAAACTGCAACCGAGAAGCCTTTGACGTCTACTTGGACATTTGCAACGACGACGACTTTTGA
- the LOC133148829 gene encoding EKC/KEOPS complex subunit LAGE3-like: protein MAAPESGEQASQLEFSLQVPFQSARQAAVALRSLSPDREPRRGGVRKRLTLAGSVLSAKWRAEQARVLRVSVNSFLEHLDLVLETMRAFPADVGQDPHSVLGRPPSMDTRGPAFMENFSEPMLRS from the exons ATGGCGGCGCCCGAGAGCGGCGAGCAAGCGAGCCAATTGGAATT CTCGCTGCAAGTTCCCTTCCAGTCGGCGCGCCAGGCTGCTGTGGCTCTGCGCTCGCTGAGTCCCGACCGCGAGCCCCGGCGAGGAGGCGTCCGCAAGCGGCTGACGCTCGCCGGGAGTGTGCTCAGCGC GAAGTGGCGTGCAGAGCAAGCTCGCGTCCTTCGCGTATCCGTCAACTCCTTCCTGGAGCACCTCGACCTGGTCTTGGAGACCATGCGTGCCTTTCCCGCCGACGTCGGACAGGATCCTCACAGCGTTCTTGGTCGTCCACCTTCGATGGACACGCGAGGGCCCGCCTTCATGGAAAACTTCAGCGAGCCGATGCTGCGTTCTTGA